Proteins from a genomic interval of Medicago truncatula cultivar Jemalong A17 chromosome 3, MtrunA17r5.0-ANR, whole genome shotgun sequence:
- the LOC11445773 gene encoding uncharacterized protein: MMMTMKASASICSNSLIFSSPPSTQNSHTFSPFLVKSMATPKPVTVTSKKNSTVFPLGEKPRSAVTSTQSVKLLTRMEQLRLLTKAEKAGLLSAAEKAGLSLSTIEKLGLLSKAEELGVLSAATDPSTPGSLFTLSFVLLLLGPLFVYLVPEDNVVEVGLQAVVALICVVGGSAGFAGSSFVSNLQKIK; the protein is encoded by the exons ATGATGATGACAATGAAGGCCTCAGCATCCATTTGTAGTAACAGCTTGATCTTCTCTTCTCCTCCCTCAACACAAAACTCTCACACTTTCTCACCTTTTCTGGTCAAATCCATGGCTACTCCCAAACCAGTTACTGTCACTTCTAAAAAG AATTCAACTGTATTCCCACTTGGGGAAAAACCTAGGAGTGCTGTAACATCGACACAATCCGTTAAACTCCTCACAAGAATGGAGCAACTGAGACTGTTAACCAAGGCAGAGAAAGCAGGTTTATTATCGGCAGCCGAGAAAGCAGGATTATCTCTCTCAACAATAGAGAAACTTGGTCTCCTTTCAAAAGCAGAAGAACTTGGTGTTTTATCAGCTGCTACTGATCCATCAACTCCAGGATCACTCTTCACACTCAGCTTTGTTTTGCTTCTTTTAGGTCCTttgtttgtttatcttgttCCCGAAGATAATGTTGTCGAGGTTGGATTGCAGGCTGTGGTTGCTTTGATCTGTGTTGTTGGTGGTTCTGCTGGTTTTGCTGGTTCAAGTTTTGTATCCAACttgcagaaaataaaataa